The Microcoleus sp. AS-A8 DNA window AAGACTTCCAATTGATTACCCAACTGGCTCAACAGTTTGAAGGTCAGCTACTCAAATCGTTCGGTGCTACATTGTTGATCTACTTTCCGAGTGCGCTGAATGCTGTAAATTGTGCTCAAGAGATTCAACTGGCTTTACGGCAGACGGCTGAACCTTCCATAGAACCCTTACTCACTTATCGCATTGGGATTCATTTGGGTGAAGTGATTTTCAGTTACAGCGATATTATTGGAACTGGAATTAAGATTGCACAGCGATTACAAGCTGAAGCTCCCTCCGGAGGAATTTGTATTTCTCAAACGGTCTATGAAGCCGTTAAAAATTTTCTACCTCTGCAACCGATTAATCTGGGACAGCGAGAATTTGAGGGGATTGAGGAGCCGATATCACTGTACCAACTCGATGTTTAATATCGTGTTCTTAGTGTGTGGTACATGTAACTGAAAACGGATTACCAATCCTCGTCAAATCGTAAGCTTTCTACAGCAGCCTGCAACTCCTGGAAGTAGTCAGATTGAGTAATCTCCGCAACATCCTGCTTCCGCTTTTGCTGGTCAATCTCAATGCGTAGTTCCTGGAGTTGACGTTTGAGTGCATCTTCTTCCTGCTTGCGTTTGGAGATGTCTTGAATGATGCCTTCGTAGTACTAGTTGTTCTTTTGCCTGGGCTAATGCTTCTTTCGCCTGCTCTAAGCCGGCATTCTTTGCTTCTAGGCTATCAAATGACTCTTGCAGTTGATGAGCCATACTGTTAAATGAACCTGAAAGATTTTCTATCTCAATAATGCCGTTGACTTCAATGTTTTGATCCAGGTCACCCCTGGCAATTTCTTGAGAAGCTTTATTTAACTTAAGAATCTGTTTACTAATCCAGCGAGCTGTGAGAATACCGATTGTTGTGGCTACAACTAGTGTAACTAAACATAATAAAATTGTTGTACGGGTATTAGCATTGATTTGTCCCATGAAATCAGACTCAGGAACGACAACCACAATCAGCCAATCAATACCCCGCTCATCCTGGCAGGGAAGTACCTGGACATATTGCCATGCCCCCTCCATTTTAAATTTCAAGTTTTGGCTGCTATTAATGGCACTGAGATTGCCAAAACGTTGTATTAAATGTTGGGCGGTTGCCCGTACCGTTGAATTATTGCTACTTATCGCTTTAATTCGCTCGATCTCACGGTTATCTCCCTCTCCTTTAACGAGGAAGGGTTGTTGAATTTTCGAGCTAACTACTAAGTCTCCCGATCACTGAGATAAAAATGCAATTAAGCCATGCTTTAGGGATTATCAACTATCAATCGAATCGCTACCTTCAATCCAAGCCTTCAAATCTCGTTCGGGTTTGGCAGCATTAAACAGGTGTAATACCAATTTCATAAAATAGCGCTACAAATTGACCTCCTCACTAAAGCTCCGGCTAGCCCCCCTTATCAAGGGGGGAACAAGAAAAGTATCTGTAGCAACGATTTAGGAAATCGGTATAAGCCAAAATCTCTAGAGAGGTTTTCGCAAACTTTGATGCCTCTGACGCTATTTCCCTTTGCATCTAACGGTGGTGAGAATGTGCCAATTCCTAGTTTCCCCGGAACAACGGCTGTAATACCACCGCCAACTCCGCTTTTGGCAGGCATCCCCACTCGATAAGTCCACTCTCCAGAGTAGTCGTACATCCCACAGGTGAGCATCACACTAATCACATCCTGGACATAGCGCTCATCAATCGCACGTTCTTGGGTGATTGGGTTCATGCCACCATTGGCTAGGGTTGCAGCCATCATCGCTAGATCACGACCATTAACCATCATCGAACAGTGCTGAAAGTAAAGGTCAAGGGTTTCATCAATTTGCTCACTAATCATGCCAAAATTCCGCATTAAGTAAGCGATCGCGCGATTTCGATGACCCGTGGCTCTCTCCGACAAGAAGACTGGCACATTAATATCATGCTCTCGTCCGGTATAACGCCGAAACATATCTAGGAGGCGTTTGAGCCGTTCGGTTCCCCCATTACCTTTAATTAAATCAGCAGTGGCGATCGCTCCTGCATTCACCATGGGGTTATACGGACGATTGGTCTTCTCATCGAGAACAATGGAGTTAGCTCATATCTTTAAATAGGCTGAATTTT harbors:
- a CDS encoding HAMP domain-containing protein, coding for MKFKMEGAWQYVQVLPCQDERGIDWLIVVVVPESDFMGQINANTRTTILLCLVTLVVATTIGILTARWISKQILKLNKASQEIARGDLDQNIEVNGIIEIENLSGSFNSMAHQLQESFDSLEAKNAGLEQAKEALAQAKEQLVLRRHHSRHLQTQAGRRCTQTSTPGTTH
- a CDS encoding glutaminase; the encoded protein is MVNAGAIATADLIKGNGGTERLKRLLDMFRRYTGREHDINVPVFLSERATGHRNRAIAYLMRNFGMISEQIDETLDLYFQHCSMMVNGRDLAMMAATLANGGMNPITQERAIDERYVQDVISVMLTCGMYDYSGEWTYRVGMPAKSGVGGGITAVVPGKLGIGTFSPPLDAKGNSVRGIKVCENLSRDFGLYRFPKSLLQILFLFPP